The DNA window CGAGCATGGACTTGGTGGAGCTTACAGGGATGTTGTAAGCCCTGTCTCCAAAAACTTCTTTAATGGCCTCTGTCTCAACCCTGTCACCTATTGGCGTGGATGTACCATGCGCATTGATGTAATCTACATCGTTTATTGAAACCCCTGCGTCCTGAAGGGCTTTTTTAATTGCAAGCCCTTCACCCTGTGGATCCGGCCTTGTCTGGTGAAAGGCGTCAGAGCTTATGCCATAGCCTGAAAGCTCCGCATATATTTTTGCCCCGCGTCTCAGTGCATGTTGTAATTCTTCAAGGATAAGGACTCCTGCGCCCTCTGCAATCACAAACCCGTCTCTCCTTATATCAAATGGTCTGCTTGCCTGTTCAGGCTCATTGTTTCTTGTTGAAAGGGCACCCGAGGCTCCATAACCACCGACAGCCAGCCTGCAAAGAGGCGCCTCTGCTCCTCCAGCAAATGCTATATCCATCTCCCCACTGCGAATGAGTCTTGCTGCCTCGCCAATGGCATTGGCCCCTGAGGCACAGGCGGTGGATATAGCGAGGGCAGGGCCTTTCAGGCCGAATCGCATTGATATGCAGGAAGATGCCATATTTATTGTACTTGATGCCATCAGGTATGCTGAAAAGGGTTTTCCCTTTAAGATATTCTCTCCCAATGCCTTCTCCATGCTTATTATCCCTCCCCTGCTTGAGCCAATGATTACACCTGCTGAATCGAGTGACGAGTGACGAGTGACGAGTGACGAGTCTTTATTTTTTATCTCTGAACTCCGAACTAATAACAGCCCTGCGTCTTCAACAGCCATTATTGCTGCTGCAATTGCATAATGTATGAATGGGTCAAGTCTTAGGATGTCTTTTCTGGGGATATAGGCTTCAGGAGAAAAGTCCTTTAATTCACCTGCAATTCTGACTGGAAGCCCTGAGGCATCGAATTTTGTTATAGAGCCTATACCTGATTGCCCCATTTTCAGGGCCGCCCATGTTTTTTTTAAATCATTCCCCAGGGGAGTAACAACACCCATCCCTGTAATAACCACTCTCCGCATTGTAGACTAT is part of the Nitrospirota bacterium genome and encodes:
- the fabF gene encoding beta-ketoacyl-ACP synthase II translates to MRRVVITGMGVVTPLGNDLKKTWAALKMGQSGIGSITKFDASGLPVRIAGELKDFSPEAYIPRKDILRLDPFIHYAIAAAIMAVEDAGLLLVRSSEIKNKDSSLVTRHSSLDSAGVIIGSSRGGIISMEKALGENILKGKPFSAYLMASSTINMASSCISMRFGLKGPALAISTACASGANAIGEAARLIRSGEMDIAFAGGAEAPLCRLAVGGYGASGALSTRNNEPEQASRPFDIRRDGFVIAEGAGVLILEELQHALRRGAKIYAELSGYGISSDAFHQTRPDPQGEGLAIKKALQDAGVSINDVDYINAHGTSTPIGDRVETEAIKEVFGDRAYNIPVSSTKSMLGHMLGGAGAVEAAITAMSISSGIILPTINMEYPDPDCDLDYVCRTRNKEINTAISNSFGFGGVNAVLVLRKFNLK